A genomic segment from Nicotiana sylvestris chromosome 1, ASM39365v2, whole genome shotgun sequence encodes:
- the LOC104236047 gene encoding basic form of pathogenesis-related protein 1: MGFLTTIVACFITFAILIHSSKAQNSPQDYLNPHNAARRQVGVGPMTWDNRLAAYAQNYANQRIGDCGMIHSHGPYGENLAAAFPQLNAAGAVKMWVDEKRFYDYNSNSCVGGVCGHYTQVVWRNSVRLGCARVRCNNGWFFITCNYDPPGNFIGQRPFGDLEEQPFDSKLELPTDV; encoded by the coding sequence ATGGGATTCTTAACAACAATAGTTGCTTGTTTCATTACCTTTGCAATATTAATTCACTCATCCAAAGCTCAAAACTCCCCCCAAGATTATCTTAACCCTCACAATGCAGCTCGTAGACAAGTTGGTGTTGGCCCCATGACATGGGACAATAGGCTAGCAGCCTATGCCCAAAATTATGCCAATCAAAGAATTGGTGACTGCGGGATGATCCACTCTCATGGCCCTTACGGCGAAAACCTAGCCGCCGCCTTCCCTCAACTTAACGCTGCTGGTGCTGTAAAAATGTGGGTCGATGAGAAGCGTTTCTATGATTACAATTCAAATTCTTGTGTAGGAGGAGTATGTGGACACTATACTCAGGTGGTGTGGCGTAACTCAGTACGTCTCGGTTGTGCTAGGGTTCGATGCAACAATGGTTGGTTTTTCATAACTTGCAATTATGATCCACCAGGTAATTTTATAGGACAACGTCCCTTTGGCGATCTTGAGGAGCAACCCTTTGATTCCAAATTGGAACTTCCAACTGATGTCTAA